Proteins co-encoded in one Oceanococcus atlanticus genomic window:
- a CDS encoding YqaA family protein: protein MSAYLLLFATAFGAATLLPFYSEVLLVAQLNRGLDPMLLWLFATAGNTLGAVVNWVIGWHLTHYVDRRWFPVRQQALDRAQRWFQRYGTWTLLFSWAPVGGDALTVVAGIMKVRLWLFLPLVTLGKGARYAAVILAAQAIGN from the coding sequence ATGAGCGCCTATCTGCTGCTGTTTGCCACCGCGTTCGGCGCGGCCACCCTGCTGCCGTTCTATTCCGAGGTGCTGTTGGTGGCGCAGCTCAACCGTGGCCTCGACCCCATGCTGCTGTGGCTGTTCGCCACCGCCGGCAACACCCTGGGCGCAGTGGTCAACTGGGTCATCGGCTGGCACCTGACCCACTATGTGGACCGGCGCTGGTTTCCGGTACGCCAGCAAGCCCTGGATCGCGCGCAACGCTGGTTCCAGCGCTACGGCACCTGGACCTTGCTGTTCTCCTGGGCGCCGGTTGGCGGCGACGCCCTGACGGTGGTCGCCGGCATCATGAAAGTGCGCCTGTGGCTGTTCCTGCCCCTGGTCACCCTGGGCAAGGGCGCGCGCTATGCTGCGGTTATCCTGGCCGCTCAGGCCATCGGCAACTGA
- a CDS encoding efflux RND transporter periplasmic adaptor subunit codes for MTSRHPGWIAGGILLLVCIWLLSGAFGSDDAHDEQTSTQTEAPKLRVRVVESQAAERVREARVSARTAPMRAVALRAETAGRVTTIAVERGQPVRQGEVLFELETGDRAARVQRAQAQVEERKLQYQAAQRLARQNLQSPVEVASAKSNLSLAEAELLQAQEALRNTRIRAPFDGMLDSRQVEQGDYLSVGDPIGRFIQIEPFLVQAQVSEDVVVFLKAGQNARAQLPDGSEASGVLRHVAREADANTRMFPVELLVAAHEKPVIAGGSAVLMLLLERVQVHVVEPASLALDNEEHFGIKSVDEQGKVRFHRATIEQAGKDEIWLGGLPEQLRIITVGQGFVSAGEDVEAVVVSDAS; via the coding sequence ATGACATCCAGACATCCAGGATGGATAGCGGGCGGTATTCTGCTGCTGGTCTGCATCTGGCTCTTATCCGGCGCATTTGGCAGTGATGACGCGCATGATGAGCAGACCTCCACCCAGACGGAGGCCCCCAAGCTGCGTGTGCGTGTGGTCGAGTCACAGGCGGCGGAACGCGTCCGTGAGGCGCGGGTCAGTGCGCGTACCGCACCAATGCGGGCGGTTGCGCTGCGCGCTGAGACGGCTGGGCGGGTGACGACGATTGCGGTGGAACGTGGCCAGCCGGTGCGGCAGGGCGAGGTGCTGTTTGAACTGGAAACCGGCGATCGTGCCGCCCGGGTGCAGCGCGCCCAGGCTCAGGTCGAAGAGCGCAAACTGCAGTATCAGGCTGCGCAGCGTCTGGCGCGCCAGAACCTGCAAAGCCCGGTTGAAGTGGCCTCGGCCAAATCCAATCTCTCGCTGGCCGAAGCGGAACTGCTGCAAGCCCAGGAAGCCTTGCGCAATACACGCATACGGGCGCCATTTGACGGCATGCTCGACAGTCGTCAGGTCGAGCAGGGCGATTATCTTAGCGTGGGTGACCCGATCGGTCGTTTCATCCAGATCGAACCTTTCCTGGTCCAGGCCCAGGTTTCAGAGGATGTGGTGGTGTTTCTCAAGGCCGGACAAAACGCCCGTGCCCAGCTGCCCGATGGCAGTGAAGCCAGCGGTGTGCTGCGCCACGTCGCACGCGAGGCCGATGCCAACACGCGCATGTTTCCTGTCGAGCTGCTGGTCGCCGCGCACGAAAAACCGGTTATTGCCGGTGGTTCTGCGGTGCTGATGCTGCTGTTGGAGCGGGTGCAGGTGCATGTGGTGGAACCGGCCTCGCTGGCGCTGGACAACGAGGAGCACTTTGGTATCAAGAGTGTTGATGAGCAGGGCAAAGTGCGCTTTCACCGTGCCACCATCGAGCAGGCCGGCAAGGACGAGATCTGGCTCGGTGGCTTGCCTGAGCAGCTGCGCATCATCACGGTCGGCCAGGGCTTTGTCAGCGCCGGTGAAGATGTCGAGGCGGTGGTCGTCTCAGACGCATCCTGA
- a CDS encoding efflux RND transporter permease subunit: MDQILAAAFSRPRTLFVGLLTILIAGTVSYLSIPKEAEPDVSFPTIYVSMVHQGITPEDSVRLLIKPMEQELRSLEGLKEMRSTAAEGYGTIKLEFEAGTDVDEALDDVRVKVDLARPELPSETEEPTIQEVNIALLPMMVVNLYGDVDERTLVTIANDLKDRLEALAEVLEAEVVGDREEMVEIIIDPVRLDTYQLVVENVIGAVDRNNQLVAAGALTSGSGRFTLKVPGIIDDVDKLLSLVIREADGEVVRLSDVATVRRTWMDRESHARLNGKRTIALEVSKRVGTNIIETSAKVRELVEQTRKAWPKAVEVNYSQDKSTETQRNLDDLQNNVLSGVLLVMIVVVAFLGLRAGTLVGVSIPGSFLLGILIIGSMGVTINMVVLFGLILALGLLVDSTIIVVELADRYLAEGQPRTQAYLHAAQRMAWPVIASTATTLAAFVPLLVWPGVIGEFMSYLPLTLICVLGSSLFMALLFIPNLGAVIGGASQAGRQVGWQPGQPLSGWTGRYVALVQSLLPHSGKVLMGAFVALIATFMLYGKLGKGVEFFPDVDMDNALVKVHARGPLSLDEIDRLVSEVERSVQDIQGVESIYARSGLKFTRGDNTEDTVGIIQLGFESWDQRPASSELIRAIRQRVGEPAGLGVEVITPEAGPSDGKPVRIELYGPSLEELSKAVTWLRQGMREVGGFVDVSDTLPHPNLEWRIDIDRTEAARFGTDIATVGQVLQLVTQGIKVGEYRAPDALEEMDIRVRFPEPMRDLDTLDRLHVTTQHGLVPVTNFMQREAAFKVTNINRIDGHRAIAVESYVADGLVVANQLAKLGNWVDAHYEDAHLHPSLRVAFKGEDEEIREAEAFLSKAFMVALALIAVILLTQFNSFYQSWLILTAVMFSTIGVLIGLMATGQTFGVVMSGIGLISLAGIVVNNNIVLIDTYNQHRAAGMSVDDAVLTTGAERLRPVLLTTVTTVLGLLPMVLKMNINLFAREITFGAPSTQYWQQLASSIVGGLIFATVLTLVLTPCLLVLGERLYRKLGRTNTVHTHAAAEV; the protein is encoded by the coding sequence ATGGATCAGATACTGGCCGCGGCTTTCAGTCGTCCGCGCACCCTGTTCGTCGGTCTATTGACCATCCTGATTGCGGGCACCGTCAGCTACCTCAGCATCCCCAAGGAGGCTGAGCCGGATGTCAGCTTCCCGACCATTTATGTGTCGATGGTGCACCAGGGCATCACCCCCGAGGATTCGGTGCGTCTGCTGATCAAACCGATGGAGCAGGAGCTGCGTTCGCTCGAGGGCCTCAAGGAGATGCGTTCCACCGCAGCCGAGGGCTACGGCACCATCAAGCTCGAGTTTGAGGCCGGCACCGATGTGGACGAGGCGCTGGATGATGTCCGCGTCAAGGTCGATCTGGCTCGCCCCGAGTTACCCAGCGAAACCGAGGAGCCGACCATCCAGGAGGTCAATATCGCCTTGCTGCCAATGATGGTGGTCAATCTCTATGGCGATGTGGATGAACGCACTCTGGTGACCATCGCCAACGACCTCAAGGACCGGCTGGAAGCGCTGGCCGAAGTGCTCGAGGCCGAGGTGGTGGGCGACCGCGAGGAGATGGTTGAAATCATCATCGATCCGGTGCGTCTGGACACCTACCAGCTGGTGGTGGAAAACGTCATTGGCGCGGTCGATCGCAACAACCAGTTGGTCGCCGCCGGCGCACTGACCAGCGGCAGCGGCCGCTTCACGCTCAAGGTGCCCGGCATTATTGACGATGTCGACAAACTGCTCAGTCTGGTCATCCGCGAGGCCGATGGCGAAGTGGTGCGGCTGAGTGATGTGGCCACGGTGCGCCGGACCTGGATGGACCGCGAAAGCCACGCCCGGCTTAATGGCAAGCGCACCATCGCACTGGAGGTGTCCAAGCGGGTTGGCACCAACATCATCGAAACCAGCGCCAAGGTGCGTGAGCTGGTCGAACAAACGCGCAAGGCCTGGCCCAAAGCGGTCGAGGTCAACTACTCACAGGACAAATCAACCGAAACCCAGCGCAATCTGGATGACCTGCAGAACAACGTGTTGTCCGGCGTTCTGCTGGTGATGATCGTGGTGGTGGCGTTTTTGGGCCTGCGCGCCGGGACGCTGGTCGGCGTTTCAATTCCAGGCTCGTTCCTGCTCGGCATTCTGATCATCGGCAGCATGGGCGTAACCATCAACATGGTGGTGCTGTTCGGGCTGATTCTGGCCCTGGGTTTGCTGGTCGACAGCACCATCATCGTGGTCGAACTGGCCGATCGGTACCTGGCCGAAGGGCAGCCGCGCACCCAGGCTTATCTGCACGCCGCGCAGCGCATGGCCTGGCCGGTCATTGCCTCCACGGCCACCACGCTTGCGGCCTTTGTGCCGCTGCTGGTGTGGCCCGGGGTGATCGGCGAATTCATGAGCTATCTGCCGCTGACCCTGATCTGCGTGCTGGGCTCCTCGTTGTTCATGGCACTGCTGTTCATCCCCAATCTGGGTGCGGTGATCGGTGGCGCCTCGCAGGCCGGGCGTCAGGTCGGCTGGCAGCCGGGGCAACCACTGAGTGGCTGGACCGGACGCTACGTGGCGCTGGTTCAAAGTCTGTTGCCGCACTCGGGCAAGGTGCTGATGGGCGCGTTTGTCGCCCTCATCGCCACATTCATGCTCTACGGCAAACTCGGCAAGGGGGTGGAGTTTTTCCCCGATGTCGACATGGACAATGCGCTGGTCAAGGTTCATGCCCGTGGCCCCTTGTCGCTGGACGAGATCGATCGTCTGGTCAGTGAGGTCGAACGCAGCGTGCAGGACATCCAAGGTGTGGAGTCCATCTATGCCCGCTCCGGCCTGAAGTTCACCCGCGGTGATAACACCGAGGACACCGTGGGCATTATTCAGCTGGGTTTCGAGTCCTGGGACCAGCGCCCTGCATCAAGCGAGCTGATCAGGGCGATTCGCCAGCGCGTTGGCGAGCCGGCCGGGCTGGGCGTGGAAGTGATCACCCCCGAGGCCGGGCCGTCCGATGGCAAGCCGGTGCGCATCGAACTGTACGGACCATCGCTGGAAGAACTGAGCAAGGCGGTGACCTGGCTGCGCCAGGGCATGCGCGAAGTCGGTGGTTTTGTGGATGTAAGCGACACCTTGCCGCACCCCAATCTGGAGTGGCGCATCGACATCGATCGCACTGAAGCGGCGCGTTTCGGCACCGATATCGCCACCGTGGGGCAGGTGCTGCAGCTGGTCACCCAGGGCATCAAGGTCGGTGAATACCGTGCCCCCGATGCACTTGAGGAAATGGATATCCGGGTGCGTTTTCCCGAGCCTATGCGGGATCTGGACACCCTGGACCGACTGCATGTGACGACCCAGCACGGTCTGGTGCCGGTCACCAACTTCATGCAGCGCGAGGCCGCCTTCAAGGTGACCAACATCAACCGTATCGACGGGCATCGCGCCATCGCGGTGGAATCCTATGTGGCCGACGGGCTGGTCGTGGCCAATCAGCTGGCCAAGCTGGGCAATTGGGTTGATGCGCACTACGAGGATGCCCATCTGCACCCCTCATTGCGCGTCGCATTCAAGGGCGAGGATGAGGAAATCCGTGAGGCCGAGGCGTTTCTGTCCAAGGCCTTCATGGTCGCACTGGCGTTGATCGCGGTGATTCTGCTGACCCAGTTCAACAGCTTCTATCAGTCGTGGCTGATACTCACGGCGGTGATGTTTTCGACCATCGGCGTGCTGATCGGTCTGATGGCAACCGGCCAGACCTTTGGCGTGGTGATGTCCGGCATCGGGCTGATTTCGCTGGCCGGCATCGTGGTCAACAACAACATCGTGCTGATCGACACCTACAACCAGCACCGTGCCGCCGGCATGTCGGTTGATGATGCGGTGCTGACCACCGGCGCCGAACGTTTGCGTCCGGTGTTGTTGACCACCGTAACCACGGTGCTGGGTCTGCTGCCGATGGTGCTGAAAATGAACATCAATCTGTTCGCGCGCGAGATCACCTTCGGTGCGCCCTCAACGCAGTACTGGCAGCAGCTGGCGTCTTCGATTGTTGGCGGTCTGATCTTCGCTACCGTGCTCACGCTGGTGCTGACCCCGTGCCTGCTGGTGCTGGGCGAGCGTCTTTACCGCAAGCTCGGGCGCACCAACACGGTTCATACCCATGCTGCGGCCGAGGTCTGA